Within Deltaproteobacteria bacterium, the genomic segment CTTCCGCATGACCCGTAATTCCACTTGAAACTTCTTCGTACGTGGGATTTTTTACATTTCCACCGCTATAACCAGAAACGACCGATATTACACCAGTTAGCTTCTCGAAATCCGCCTCCATGCACCAAAAGCATCCACCGGCAAATACAGCGGTCTGAAATGACTCGCTGCGGGCACTTTTTGCATCTTCCTGCCCAGGCAGAGATTGAAATAGCGATAAAAACTCGCCATAACCTTCCTTCTCCATCTCGCTAAGTGGAATAAAGCGCAAAGCTGCCGAATTAATGCAATAGCGTTGAAAAGTTGGCGCTGGCCCATCGGGAAAAACATGCCCCAAATGAGAATTTGCCTTTTTAGAGCGAACCTCAATGCGCTCTTGTCCAAATAAGCTCCGGTCAGATTTCTCCATAATATTTTCACGCACAAGCGGAACAGTAAAAGAGGGCCAACCGGTTTTTGAATCGTATTTATCTAAGGAGCTAAAAAGCGGCTCGCCAGAGACTATGTCCACATAAATGCCTGGCTCCTTGTTATCCCAATACAAATTGTCAAACGGCGGCTCCGTCTTTTCTTCCTGCGTAACCTTAAACTGCAAAGGCGTTAGGCGTTTTTTTATGTCTTCCATATCTTTCTTTGTAAGAGGCTTTCTAATACTAAGCCCCTCCCCTAAAATATCCTCAGCCAAAACAATGCCACAAACCAAAAAACCGTAACCAAGCAGGGCTAATGCAAAAATACAAGGCCAAAAAGTATACTTTTTCAAGTAATTGCACCTATAGAAACGAGCAGTGATGTAACGTTAAAGTAAAAGATTAGCATAACTATTATTAATGAAACAGTGGGTTTACTAAAGGTTTTAACAATCTCTAATATGAGCAAGGAAAAAACAGAGGTAAAAGCCGAAGATCTCATGAAGAAGATCGAGGTAGATGCTTCTACTGACATTGCCCATGTCGAAATCGACAGTTTGCGCATTCGCCTTGCTCGCCCATTAGAACTCGATTTTAACTGGGTCGGCAATAGTGGCGTCCTAGATCAACTGCTAGCCTCTTGGCATTGCTCTGGAGGCGACTCGACTCCAATGAATCCACGCCTAATCGGTAAACCTGGGGTTGGTAAAACTGCCTTGGCTTACAGCGTAGGAAAGATGCTAAATCAGCCGGTCTTTTTCTTCCAGGCTACATCGGACACACAACCAAATGACGTGCTCATTAGCACTGTAATAGTTGAGACGGGAAAAGAAACTTCGACAGTTCACTACATAGCGAGCTCCTTGGTAACCGCTATGATCGTAGGCGGTGTAATCGTATTTGACGAAGGTAACCGCATGCAGGAAAAGGCCTGGGCGGCTCTTGCGCCCCTTTTAGATTCTCGGCGCTACATAGAATCTGTTACAGCCGGAGTAGTTATACGAGCTCATCCCAAATTCCGCTTTGTCTCCACCATGAACGACGATGCGAGCTGTTTTGATTTGCCGGAATACATAAAATCGCGCCTTCAGCCCCAAATCCTCCTAGATTTTCCTGACAGAAGTGAAGAGCGAAAAATTCTGGAGCAAAACTTACCACATGCTAACCCCGTAGTGCTCGACTACGTAGCTGACTTTCTCGAATTGGCCCACAAGGAAAGCGATAGGTTTACAGTTCGCGAAGGCATTCATATTGCAAATTATGCTAGTAAAATGATCGATTACCATAGCCAAAACGGCAAAAAAATAGACCCTGGCAAAGCCGTGGTCCTTGCCGTCGAACAAGTATTGGGAGTGCGTCAGACCCGCTATATCAAGCGCGTCCTTTGGGGCGAACAAGAAGCCGCCTAAGCGTCCTGGGTGGACGCTTAGGGATCGGCAAAAAGGGGGCGTTATGCCTAGTGTTTACGCCTACTTACCCAACCTAAACAACTGACGCCTTAAGCTATCTGCAAAAATTAACGATACCCCTTAAGTATGATTAGTTTCCCTTTCAATGGGAAAGCTATAGCTGGAAAATTATTCAATGCTAGAAACGCGTTACATAATTTGGTTTCTTCTTCCGCTCTTCCTATTTATATTTGCCTTGTGGGCCACGGCAAAAAGAATGAAAAAGCCAAAAGAGCGAGAGGATCTAAAGGAGCTGTTTAACCAATGCTTCTTTTGCACTGTGACGCTAGGGGTTTCGGTTCTTATAGATAAGACACTTGTAGAAAGCTTAATTGAAACCTACAGCTTTGCATACGAACAACTAGAACTGCTGCGGTGGCTAGCATATCCTATTCTGCTACTGCTGCTAGCACATGCAAGCAAAATAATAAGTCCTAAAGAAGAAGAAATAAAAATTGGCGAACGGCGACCGCCACCAAAGCGCATAAAAAGTTAACTTTCTACGGTGCGCCGACACATCTGCCTTTCTTCTTAGCT encodes:
- a CDS encoding bifunctional methionine sulfoxide reductase B/A protein, yielding MEDIKKRLTPLQFKVTQEEKTEPPFDNLYWDNKEPGIYVDIVSGEPLFSSLDKYDSKTGWPSFTVPLVRENIMEKSDRSLFGQERIEVRSKKANSHLGHVFPDGPAPTFQRYCINSAALRFIPLSEMEKEGYGEFLSLFQSLPGQEDAKSARSESFQTAVFAGGCFWCMEADFEKLTGVISVVSGYSGGNVKNPTYEEVSSGITGHAEAVEVTFDSRVVSYEELLQVFWRSIDPTVRNRQFCDVGSQYRTAIFFNGKEQEEIALKSKEKVAKKLSQVVTEVVPLEKFYPAEDNHQDYYKKNPIRYKFYRLNCGRDKRLKDIWGR
- a CDS encoding AAA family ATPase, encoding MKKIEVDASTDIAHVEIDSLRIRLARPLELDFNWVGNSGVLDQLLASWHCSGGDSTPMNPRLIGKPGVGKTALAYSVGKMLNQPVFFFQATSDTQPNDVLISTVIVETGKETSTVHYIASSLVTAMIVGGVIVFDEGNRMQEKAWAALAPLLDSRRYIESVTAGVVIRAHPKFRFVSTMNDDASCFDLPEYIKSRLQPQILLDFPDRSEERKILEQNLPHANPVVLDYVADFLELAHKESDRFTVREGIHIANYASKMIDYHSQNGKKIDPGKAVVLAVEQVLGVRQTRYIKRVLWGEQEAA